GGATAAATCACTACTAACTAACTAACTAACTTACTTAACTGAGCCTAACTAAGCCAACGTATGGGCATATTTCTGGCCGGAATCAAGAATTACTGAAAGCATCGGAGCCCTAAGCCAAATATCGCCACAAGGCGATCAGATTCTCGATCAGAAGCTTGACTAGAAGCTTGATTTTAGATATCGGTCTAAAAAAATAAAAAACAAATTTCAAACAAAAGGTTGATAATTAACCTACTCATCAATTGCTCAATAAACCGGACTTCCTGACAAGAAATTTACCTATTTATTCCCCCATTGTGTACATTAGTATAAAGCTTGTTAGCCTGGGAATCTGTCTTAAGACTTACAAACATCTTTAATTTTGTGATTAAGAAAATTGATAATTGCCCCGCAAAGCCTATAATGTCTTGTGATTTGAGGACAAATTTTGAAGGCAACGGATAAACCACAACTTAGACAAAAAATTGGCGTGATTGGCGGTGGCCAGCTTGCCTGGATGATGGCGATCGCGGCCAAGAAACTCAAAATATCTGTGCAAGTGTTGGCAGCAAGCGATCAAGACCCGGCTGTATCAGAAGCAGCGACGGCCATAATCGGTGCGATCGATGATCCGCAATCAGTCAAAGAATTAGCCGCCATTAGCGATGTAATTACCTTTGAAAATGAATTTGTCGATCTAGATTTGCTAGAGACCATACCCGATGCAATTTTTGCCCCAAGCCTAGAGAACCTGCGTTTGCTGGTGGATAAATTTAGCCAGCGCATTCATTTACAACAGCTTGGCATCGCTACGCCGAAATTTTTTGCGATCGAGCAAGAAACTGACCTGCTCGAAAAGGCGCGATCGCTTGGTTTCCCAGTTGTGCTCAAGGCACGGCGACATGGCTATGATGGCAAGGGGACAGCCGTAGCAGAAACCGAGGTTGAACTATTGAGCGCCTGGGCAGAGATGGGGCAGGTGCCCGCGATGCTAGAAGAATTTGTGAACTTCAATCGTGAATTAGCGGTGATGGTGGCGCGTTCCGCGACCGGTGATTGTGTCGTTTATCCGGTGGTGGAGACGATCCAGCGCAATCAGGTTTGTCATCGGGTGATCGCGCCGGCGCAAATTCCCATGCCGATTATTACCCAAATTAGGGCGATCGCCCAAAAATTAGTCAACAGCCTGGATGCGGTTGGTATTTTTGGAATTGAGTTTTTCCTCAGCCGCAGTGGCACAATTAGCGTAAATGAAGTTGCGCCCCGCACCCATAATTCTGGCCACTATTCGATCGAAGCCTGCCAGACCTCTCAATTCACTCAGCTATTGCGCGTTGTCAGCAATCGCAAACTGGGCAAGGTGGCAATGACTACGCCGGTGGCAGCAATGATGAATTTGCTGGGATATGAGACTACCGATCCTGATTATGCCGTCCAGCGCGAGAAATTGGCTGAATTGTCCAATGCCCATGTACATTGGTATGGCAAGCCTGAATCCCGTCCTGGTCGCAAACTTGGCCATATTACAATTCTGGCTGATAGTTATGGCCAGTTGGAGAATGTTTGTAAGCAGGCGGAGGCGATCTGGTATGGCAATCCCGATGCTTAAGCAAGGTAACCAGCCAATTAGTTTCTCAGAGCTAATGCAAAGGATTGAAGCGTTGGGGGGCGATCCTAATCAGTTAAGCCTGGAAGAAATCACTGCGATCGCCAAATCACAGCGCCAATTCTTCGCCAACGAATTAGATGGCAACAAAAATGACTGAATCAGCACAGGTAAGCATTATCATGGGTAGCGACTCCGATCTACCCACCATGCAAGGGGCGATCGCCATTTGCCAAAAATTCAATATCCGCCACGAAGTAGCGATTATTTCTGCCCATCGCACCCCTGAACGAATGGTGGAATTTGCCCAACAAGCCCACGATCGCGGTATTCAGGTAATTATTGCCGGAGCCGGTGGTGCAGCTCATCTGCCAGGTATGGTGGCCGCCATCTCGCCACTGCCAGTGATTGGCGTGCCAGTGGCCAGTAGACACCTCAGCGGCCTGGACTCACTCTATTCGATCGTGCAAATGCCACGTGGTATTCCGGTGGCAACGGTGGCGATCGGTAACGCAGAAAATGCTGGCCTGCTGGCAGTGCAAATTTTAGCTGCTAATCGGCCGGAATTATTAAAGCAAGTAATAGCTTATCGCCAGGAACTAAAGAACACGGTACTGGAAAAGCAAGAGCGGCTCAGCCAAATTGGCATAGCTAATTATTTGAATCAGTCCTAATCATTAGTTAGCATAAGCTTGAACAACCGAAGTATAGGTGAATTTATATAAGCTCTAACTTATTCCTTCGTCATCACTGGTTGCTATCTGAGTTCGACAAATCTGTGTAAATCCAGACTTGTTGAACCTGGCGATCGCCTGAGAACCATTTAATTCCATTTAATTCCATTTTAATCAGTAGCGATCGAACCATCGGGCATGGTTGCCCCTTTTAGGTTGGCATTGAGCAAATTGGCACTACTAAGTTCTGCCCGCGCCAGCAAAGCATCGGCCAAATCAGCGTTGGTGAGATTAGTCCGCGCCATGTAGGATTCAACCAACTGGGCTTCGCGCAGATTGGCACCACTGAGATTGGTGCGGCTGAGATCGGTGCCGTTCAAATTCGCCCGATACAAGCTAGCCTCGCTCAGGTTTGATTTACTTAGATTAGCCATTGACATCACCGCCAGATCTAAGTTTGTGCCTTGGAGATCGGCTTCTGATAAATTTGCTCGTTCAGTGCGAACATTTTGCATATATGCGTTGGCCAGGTTAGCGCCAGTTAAGTTTGCTTCAGTAAGACCTGTACCACGCATAATCGCTTCGGCCAGGTTTGCCCCAGTAAGATCGGTGTTGGCCAGATTAGCCTCACTGAGGTCAGCACCGCGCAGATCGGCTCCAGCCAAATTAGCCTCACTGAGATCGGCACCGCGTAGATCGGCACGTCGTAAATTAGCATTGCGCAGGCTAGTAATGTTTTTAGAGGCACGCCGTAGAGTTGCGCCCTTTAGGCAAGCCCCAGCCAGGTTGGCACCGCTCAGGTTGGCACTGCGGAGATCGGCATTCATCAAATTGGCATCGATCAACACCGCAAAGGTGAGATCGGCATTGACCAGAGTTGCTCCCACTAATGCTGCCCCATGTAGATCGACATCATTGAGCTTGGCTTCGCTCAGGTGTGCCTGATTGAGATTTGAGCCACTGAGCTTTGCACCAATCAACACCGATTGCCTTAGGTTCACTCGCATCAAATAAGAAAAAACTAGGCTGATGCCTTGCAAATTCGCCTGGGAGAGATCGGCATTAATTAAATCTGCATCATGGACGGACATATTACGCAGGGACGCACCCCGGAAGTCAGTCTCTCCGGCAGCATATCGGGATAGCAATTCTCTGGCATTCATGGTTGTTGATAATTATTTTAATTTTTTTGATTTCTTTGGTCTTTAATCCAGGCGGGGATGCGGTTTCATTTCGGCATCATGATCACTGATGCATTGACGCTATTTGCTGCTGCTGTAGCTTTCAAGGTTTTAATTTCAACTCAAACTCATCTATTACTTACTATTATTTACTATTGAGGTTCCGGGTTTAGTTCCTGATAAATTGGCTTAAGCGCCGAAATCAGCACTTGAGCAGCCTGGGTATATTGATCGGTATCTTCAAATTGGCTGGCAGTGGCAAGTAATTTTTGGTTGAGATTTTCTAGATCTTCATACTTGCTAATTAGCTCCCTGAGTAGATCATCGAACTCATAATTACGCACCTGGTTAAGATCTTGGTTATTCTGGGCATTATTGCCATAGTTCTCATAGAGGGCATAAAAACAGAGCAGCTTGGCGCGTAGCGGCGTGACATATTTGATGATGGTGAGGCGCAGGTCAAATAATGCCATCTGGGCGATCGCCACTTCTCGATCGAAATGCGGATCGAAATGTTCGGCGGCTTCTGGGCTTTCTAGTTCAGGGTTAGGCTGGTTAGCATATTCTTGATCGCCTTGAGTCGAATCAGCTCCCGCTGGGGCATTAACAATAAATGGCACCACTTCATTTTGCCCAGTGAATGCATTTGTATTTGTATTTGTATTTGCATTCTTCTCCGTACCAGGGGGATCATACAAGGGATGCAAAATTCGCACCAATGTACTGGCGGCGGCGGTATATTCCCTGGGCTTGCTGATTAACTTGATGATCTCAGACAGGGCTAATTCCAAGGATTCCAGGGTGGGGTTAAGGCGGTGCAACTCTTGGAGCAGAGCCCCCAAAGATTCAATGTCCAGACTATTGATATTGTTTTCCCAGGTGCCGCGACTGAGGTAATAAATTATTTTTTTGATCCGGTTAGTCTTATCGCTCACCATCAAAGACTCAGCCAACTGGTTATAGGCCGATCGCTCCAGGATTGGGGTAGCAACGCGATCGCTACTCCCACTGGTCTGTAATATTGAAGCTTGAGGTATTAAAGCTGGTTGACTTTGAGCCGAGGCCTGAAAGCCAGCATAGAGCCAGCCCACCTCACTAATAATTGAATCGGCTACCTGGGCATAAAGATCCGGCTTGCTGGTGCCATGCACAATACTCGAAAGCAACTCCTTCAGCTTTTCTGTGGTTTGGGTAATTTCAATCAATTCGGCAATCAACCCCTTGAGGCTGAGTTTATCTAGCTTTTCCTGGCTGGTTTCCCATTTATTCATGCAGGCAAATAGAATTAACCGTTTGATTCTCAGCAGATCGCTACTTTGCTCTAAGTTAGCGACTATTTCGTCAAACAGTTCCATGTCAACGCCTGGGGTTGCTGGGGCGATCGCATGATCATCGGTTTTGATGCTTGTTTCTGTGATCAACGCTTGATCATTGCCATTATGATCCTGAACAGAGGCGGGGCGGAGCAGATAAATCCCGATCGAACCGGTTATATTTTGAATTTCTTGCTCACCCAAAAACTCCGCATTTAGCTCCAGGCTATTTTTGACCACATCATAGACCGTTTGCGAGACACAAATTGTGCCTGGCTCTGCTTCCATCTGCAACCTGGCGGCAATATTTACGCCGGTTCCGGTGGCATCGGTTTCACTAATATAAATATCCCCTAATTGAATGCCAATGCGATGACTGAGTACATCAGTTGGCGCTAGGGTTGAGGCGGCTTGTCCAAAGGTGGTTTGAATTTCTAGGGCACATTTAACCGCATCGATCGCACTGGGGAAATACATCAACAATCCACTGCCAGTAGATCTCAGCACTTTGCCCTCAAATTGCCCACAATGGTCACGCATGAATTGCAAATCCCGGTTGATCAAACCCAGAGTATGCGCTTCATTTTCTGTGATGCGGTTGTTGAAGTTGACCCCATCAGTCAGTGCGATCGCCGCTAGGGTTCTTTGGGACTTTGAGGTTGAGGTAATTGCTTCTTGTTCCATTGGTGACCAACTAATTGGCTGGGGCAGGGTTAAACCAAATTCAAATT
The sequence above is a segment of the Pseudanabaena sp. PCC 7367 genome. Coding sequences within it:
- a CDS encoding 5-(carboxyamino)imidazole ribonucleotide synthase, whose product is MKATDKPQLRQKIGVIGGGQLAWMMAIAAKKLKISVQVLAASDQDPAVSEAATAIIGAIDDPQSVKELAAISDVITFENEFVDLDLLETIPDAIFAPSLENLRLLVDKFSQRIHLQQLGIATPKFFAIEQETDLLEKARSLGFPVVLKARRHGYDGKGTAVAETEVELLSAWAEMGQVPAMLEEFVNFNRELAVMVARSATGDCVVYPVVETIQRNQVCHRVIAPAQIPMPIITQIRAIAQKLVNSLDAVGIFGIEFFLSRSGTISVNEVAPRTHNSGHYSIEACQTSQFTQLLRVVSNRKLGKVAMTTPVAAMMNLLGYETTDPDYAVQREKLAELSNAHVHWYGKPESRPGRKLGHITILADSYGQLENVCKQAEAIWYGNPDA
- a CDS encoding adenylate/guanylate cyclase domain-containing protein, coding for MEQEAITSTSKSQRTLAAIALTDGVNFNNRITENEAHTLGLINRDLQFMRDHCGQFEGKVLRSTGSGLLMYFPSAIDAVKCALEIQTTFGQAASTLAPTDVLSHRIGIQLGDIYISETDATGTGVNIAARLQMEAEPGTICVSQTVYDVVKNSLELNAEFLGEQEIQNITGSIGIYLLRPASVQDHNGNDQALITETSIKTDDHAIAPATPGVDMELFDEIVANLEQSSDLLRIKRLILFACMNKWETSQEKLDKLSLKGLIAELIEITQTTEKLKELLSSIVHGTSKPDLYAQVADSIISEVGWLYAGFQASAQSQPALIPQASILQTSGSSDRVATPILERSAYNQLAESLMVSDKTNRIKKIIYYLSRGTWENNINSLDIESLGALLQELHRLNPTLESLELALSEIIKLISKPREYTAAASTLVRILHPLYDPPGTEKNANTNTNTNAFTGQNEVVPFIVNAPAGADSTQGDQEYANQPNPELESPEAAEHFDPHFDREVAIAQMALFDLRLTIIKYVTPLRAKLLCFYALYENYGNNAQNNQDLNQVRNYEFDDLLRELISKYEDLENLNQKLLATASQFEDTDQYTQAAQVLISALKPIYQELNPEPQ
- a CDS encoding pentapeptide repeat-containing protein; protein product: MNARELLSRYAAGETDFRGASLRNMSVHDADLINADLSQANLQGISLVFSYLMRVNLRQSVLIGAKLSGSNLNQAHLSEAKLNDVDLHGAALVGATLVNADLTFAVLIDANLMNADLRSANLSGANLAGACLKGATLRRASKNITSLRNANLRRADLRGADLSEANLAGADLRGADLSEANLANTDLTGANLAEAIMRGTGLTEANLTGANLANAYMQNVRTERANLSEADLQGTNLDLAVMSMANLSKSNLSEASLYRANLNGTDLSRTNLSGANLREAQLVESYMARTNLTNADLADALLARAELSSANLLNANLKGATMPDGSIATD
- the purE gene encoding 5-(carboxyamino)imidazole ribonucleotide mutase; the protein is MTESAQVSIIMGSDSDLPTMQGAIAICQKFNIRHEVAIISAHRTPERMVEFAQQAHDRGIQVIIAGAGGAAHLPGMVAAISPLPVIGVPVASRHLSGLDSLYSIVQMPRGIPVATVAIGNAENAGLLAVQILAANRPELLKQVIAYRQELKNTVLEKQERLSQIGIANYLNQS